From the genome of Elusimicrobiaceae bacterium:
TGTGCGCGCAGCGCAGGCCGTTTGTGAGACCTTGCAAAAAATGTTTGGTTTCAAAACTAAAATCAAACATCCTAACGATGTACTGGTGTGGGAAGCCAACACAAAAAAATGGAAAAAGATTTGCGGCATTTTAATTGAATCTTCTACGCAAGCACATCGTACACAATGGTTGCTGGTAGGCGTAGGTATTAATGTAAACAATCCTTTAACGCCGGCCTTAAAAGACACGGCTACCAGTGTCAAAAAAATGTTGGGCAGAGAGATTGACCCCGAGTGGGTATTGCAAGAAGTTTTAGAAGCGTTTTTTGCTCAATATGCCCAGTGGCAACTTTCCAGTCAAATCTAACATAAAAAACCCCCGCTTTTACGCGGGGGGTTTATTTGGTTTGAAAAACT
Proteins encoded in this window:
- a CDS encoding biotin--[acetyl-CoA-carboxylase] ligase — protein: MQEIDLALGTVNQLVSVEVLDSTQNLARELAEQGAQDRTLVLAYEQTHGRGQYERAWNAKRGGVYFTLLLRPQKEVCHTGTLSVRAAQAVCETLQKMFGFKTKIKHPNDVLVWEANTKKWKKICGILIESSTQAHRTQWLLVGVGINVNNPLTPALKDTATSVKKMLGREIDPEWVLQEVLEAFFAQYAQWQLSSQI